Proteins from a single region of Hordeum vulgare subsp. vulgare chromosome 6H, MorexV3_pseudomolecules_assembly, whole genome shotgun sequence:
- the LOC123401628 gene encoding transcription factor LRL3-like — MQPTGREMHGGGQGQGQGQDDFFEQMLSALPTAWAELGSVRPPWELHAAGAPPPDADPAFDESALLASRLRHNQISGGGGDDKPPPALLPRLGLDAGGFLPLPLPLFTDRSREDLQGATQALFDGFGAAGLHAAAQPPFGQAGSMPPPAAQGGGAAAAPPRQRQRARRGQATDPHSIAERLRRERIAERMKALQELVPSANKTDKASMLDEIIDYVKFLQLQVKVLSMSRLGGAAAVGPLAAGLSSESSGNGNGTSSSGDGNGEDNNGGSTLRATEQQVARLMEEDMGTAMQYLQGKGLCLMPISLASVISSATSSSLRSATRPAGNAGGPLHEGGSPASPRLVNSGVSVDGSRTIGDDGRQ, encoded by the exons ATGCAGCCCACCGGCCGCGAAATGCACGGCGGCGGGCAGGGGCAGGGGCAGGGGCAGGACGACTTCTTCGAGCAGATGCTGTCCGCGCTGCCGACGGCCTGGGCCGAGCTCGGCTCCGTCAGGCCCCCCTGGGAGCTCCACGCGGCCGGCGCGCCCCCGCCCGACGCCGACCCCGCGTTCGACGAGTCCGCCCTCCTCGCCTCCCGCCTCCGCCACAACCAGATCAGCGGCGGCGGAGGGGacgacaagccgccgccggccttGCTCCCCCGCCTCGGCCTCGACGCCGGCGGCttcctgccgctgccgctgcctctGTTCACTGACCGGTCGCGGGAGGACCTGCAGGGGGCTACCCAGGCGCTgttcgacgggttcggggccgccgGACTGCATGCCGCCGCGCAGCCGCCTTTCGGGCAG GCCGGCTCAATGCCACCTCCAGCAGCGCAGGGCGGAGGGGCAGCGGCGGCGCCgccgcggcagcggcagcgggcgaGGAGGGGGCAGGCCACCGACCCGCACAGCATCGCCGAGCGT CTGCGGAGGGAGAGGATAGCGGAGAGGATGAAGGCGTTGCAGGAGCTGGTCCCGAGCGCAAACAAG ACCGACAAGGCATCGATGCTTGACGAGATCATTGATTATGTCAAGTTCCTCCAGCTTCAAGTCAAG GTTCTCAGCATGAGCAGATTAGGCGGAGCTGCcgcagttggccctctggctgcCGGATTGTCATCAGAG AGCAGCGGAAATGGAAACGGGACCAGCAGTAGCGGCGACGGCAATGGCGAGGACAACAATGGTGGCAGCACCTTGCGGGCGACAGAGCAACAGGTGGCGAGGCTGATGGAGGAGGACATGGGCACTGCCATGCAGTACCTGCAGGGCAAGGGGCTCTGCCTGATGCCGATCTCCCTTGCCTCCGTCATCTCCTCCGCGACCTCATCGTCGCTCCGCTCCGCCACCCGCCCTGCTGGTAATGCCGGAGGACCCCTACACGAAGGCGGCAGCCCTGCATCCCCTCGGTTGGTGAACAGCGGTGTGAGCGTCGATGGCTCCCGGACCATTGGGGACGACGGTAGACAGTGA
- the LOC123401627 gene encoding LOW QUALITY PROTEIN: DEAD-box ATP-dependent RNA helicase 1 (The sequence of the model RefSeq protein was modified relative to this genomic sequence to represent the inferred CDS: deleted 1 base in 1 codon) — translation MVTMGTKEQEDEAPEERVPHLPWMRHPVDIDSFSACPVASLPRLDPRLAEALQRMGIESFFPVQVSAWLETIGPGAFQRDICINSPTGSGKTLAYALPIVQMLSTRKVRCLRALVVLPTRDLALQVKEVFDAIAPVVGLTVASAVGQSSIADEISDLIKKSKQELYPSLDDEYVEMEPQTKVDILVATPGRLMDHINMTKGFSLEHLQYLVVDETDRMLREAYQSWLPTVIQFTRPTKQDLFRHDTTGRTLLHPLTTIRRSGVERGFKGKCYPRLAKIVCSATLTQDPSKLSQLELHHPLLLNSGKKRYRIPEKLESYKLICTSNIKPLCLIVLLQELRGEKCLVFTKSVDDSHRLSTLLGFFEDLPFKFSEFSSLQRESTRRKTLAAFKEGEIDVLIGSDIMARGIHINGLRYVINYEMPQYVKTYIHRAGRTARAGESGSCFTFLRKNEVKRFDKLLKKADGSSCILRSLPEESIESLRPVFETALEKLKDKLKGSAEPEASKKSNNSGDKAPGALKRREASKREV, via the exons atggtgaccatgggtacgaAGGAGCAGGAGGACGAGGCGCCCGAGGAGCGCGTGCCGCACCTGCCGTGGATGCGGCACCCTGTCGACATCGACTCCTTCTCCGCCTGCCCCGTCGCGAGCCTCCCCCGCCTCGACCCCAG ATTGGCAGAAGCATTGCAGCGGATGGGAATCGAATCGTTTTTCCCGGTCCAGGTATCAGCATGGCTGGAGACAATTGGTCCTGGTGCTTTTCAGAGGGATATCTGTATTAACTCCCCGACTGGGTCCGGCAAAACCCTTGCTTACGCCTTGCCTATTGTGCAAATGCTCTCCACTCGGAAAGTAAGGTGCCTGCGTGCTTTGGTTGTGCTACCTACAAGGGATTTAGCATTGCAG GTTAAAGAGGTTTTTGATGCTATTGCTCCTGTGGTGGGCTTGACAGTAGCATCAGCAGTTGGTCAATCGTCCATCGCGGATGAAATCTCAGATCTGATCAAGAAGTCCAAACAAGAGCTTTACCCATCTCTTGATGATGAATATGTCGAAATGGAACCACAGACTAAAGttgatatattggtggcaactccTGGAAGATTGATGGATCATATCAACATGACAAAAGGTTTTAGTCTGGAGCATCTTCAATACTTG GTTGTTGATGAGACAGATAGGATGTTGAGAGAGGCATATCAGTCCTGGTTGCCAACAGTTATCCAGTTTACTCGCCCGACTAAGCAAGATCTTTTCCGGCATGACACTACCGGACGAACTCTACTTCATCCATTGACTACCATTAGAAGATC GGGTGTCGAGCGAGGGTTTAAAGGTAAATGCTATCCAAGACTGGCAAAGATAGTCTGCTCTGCTACATTGACTCAAGATCCCAGCAAACTTTCTCAACTTGAGTTGCATCATCCTTTGCTGTTGAATAGTGGGAAGAAGCGTTACAGAATTCCTGAAAAGCTGGAGTCCTACAAGCTG ATCTGTACATCAAACATTAAGCCACTGTGTCTTATTGTTCTCCTCCAAGAGCTGCgtggggagaagtgcttggtttttactAAATCTGTAGATGATAGTCACAGACTAAGCACTTTACTGGGATTTTTTGAAGACTTGCCCTTTAAGTTTAGTGAATTTTCAAGTTTGCAGCGTGAATCTACTCGAAG GAAGACATTGGCAGCCttcaaggaaggggaaatagatGTCCTAATCGGCTCAGATATAATGGCTCGAGGAATACATATCAATGGTTTAAGATATGTTATCAACTATGAGATGCCGCAGTATGTGAAAACATACATCCACCGAGCAGGCCGGACTGCCAGGGCAGGCGAATCTGGTTCTTGCTTCACGTTTTTAAGGAAAAATGAG GTTAAAAGATTTGACAAGTTGCTGAAGAAGGCAGATGGTTCTAGCTGCATCCTACGCTCACTACCCGAGGAATCAATAGAAAGCCTTCGCCCAGTTTTTGAGACCG CTCTGGAGAAACTGAAAGATAAACTGAAAGGGTCTGCGGAACCAGAAGCATCAAAGAAATCTAACAACTCAGGAGATAAAGCGCCGGGAGCTTTGAAAAGA AGAGAGGCAAGCAAACGTGAAGTGTAA